Below is a window of Chryseobacterium arthrosphaerae DNA.
GATGCAAATATTGAATTATTGTTAAAAAGATCTGAAATAGAGAATCCGTGGTTTACGGTTGATAATCAGAAATTTGCTTTACAGCAATGGGCAGATCTTCTTACGGAAGAGCAGATCAAAAACTGGCTTAAAAAATATTCAGTCTCAAGGATTTCGAAGAGAGTGGGACTTATTCTTGCCGGAAATATTCCTCTGGTGGGTTTTCATGATGTGATTTCAGTAGTGCTGAGCAATCATATTCCTGTGATCAAACTGTCTTCAAAAGACAAATACCTGATTCCGTTTCTGTTAAAAAAATGGAAAGAATTCTCTGATGATCAGGTCCGGTTTGAGTTTGTAGAGAGGCTGGAGAATTTTGATGCAGTGATTGCTACAGGAAGTAATAATACAGCAAGATATCTGGAATATTATTTTAAAAACCATTTAAGTATCATCCGTAAAAACAGGACTTCAATTGCTGTTTTAAAAGGAGATGAAACGGATCAAGAGCTTCAGCTTCTGGCAAAAGATATTTTCCAGTATTTCGGGCTGGGATGCAGAAATGTAACCAGAATTTTTATTCCGGAAGATTTCGTGATCGACAGGCTTTTTGAAAACTTTTTGGGCTTCCAGGATATCATCAATCATAATAAGTATGCTAACAATTATGATTATAACAGAGCGGTTTACCTGTTGAATCAGGATAAATTCTGGGATAATAATTTTGTGATGCTGAAGGAAGATGATAAGCTGTTCAGCCCGCTTTCCGTGATCAATTTCAGCCGGTATAAGTTTTTGGAGGAGGTGAAAGATTTTATTGCTGAAAATGAAGAAAATATTCAGTGTGTAGTGGCAAAGGATGAACTTGGGCTGAATTCAGTTTCATTTGGTGAAGCACAGAATCCCGGGCTTGATACCTATGCCGATAATGTGGATACCATGAAGTTTTTGGAATTGGTCTGATTTTCGTATCTTCCATCACCTATTTCACCTAATAACAAAATGAATCATATGAAAAAATTATTTCTGGGCCTTGCGCTTATAGGCGGACAGCTGATGTTTGCACAGAAAGTTGTTGACCTTAAGGTTGAGAACAATCAGAAAAAAGAACAGCCTGCCACTATAAGCAAAGAAAAGGTAAATACTTATAATGATAATTTCCTTGCATTTATCAATGCACTGCAGTCTTCCGACCGTAAAACAATGGACGGACTACTTTCTGATAAAGTAAAAGAGATTGTTACAGACGATGTTCTTAAAAAAGTAAAAGACGGTATTGATTACAGTAAAAAACTTGAAATACTGAAAGTGGGATATTATGTAACCATGGATGGCATCAGTCATCCTAATATCAAATATAAATATGCCGGAGATAAGTCTTCAAAAGAAGCGATCAGTGCTGTTTTTGATGATGATGGAAAAATTCTTGGCGTATTACCGGCTAAGAGTGAAAAATGAAAATTAATTTCGAATTAAATTAAAAAAAATATTAACTATGATGACAGATGTTTTAGTCGCTCATTCTACAGAAGTGGAAAAAGCGGATTTTTACAAGAAGACCTATTTGCATGTTGCTTTGTCTATTCTTGCATTTATTGGAGTGGAAACAGTTTTGTTGAAGACTGTGCCTGTAGAAGTTATTGCAATGATGTTTCAGGGAAGGCTTACCTGGCTTTTGATCATCGGTGTATTCTGGTTAGCTTCTATTCTGGCTTCCAAATGGTCTCTTTCGCAAAGTAAATCCACTCAGTACCTTGGGTTAGGGTTTTATATTCTGCTTGAAGCGGTTATTTTTATGCCGTTGCTTTTTATTGCTACGAATATGGCAGGAGGGGCTAATGTAATTTTCCAGGCTGCCACTTTGACCATTGCTATGTTTGCCGGTATTTCAGCGGTAGCATTTACTTCTAAACGGGATTTTTCTTTTTTAAGAAATATCATCATCATCGGAGGTTTTATTTCTATCGGCCTGATTGTTGGCGGAATGATCTTCGGTTTTAATCTTGGATTGTGGTTCTCTGTAGGAATGGTTATACTGGCTTCTGCGACGATCTTATACCAGACAAGTAAACTGAAAGATTCATATGGAACCCATCAGTACGTAGGAGCTGCATTACAGCTTTTTGCTTCTATTATGCTGTTGTTCTGGTATATCCTGAATATTTTGATGAGCAGAAGAAGTTAATCTTCTAATCTTAAACACATAAAAAAATCCTGATAGTACTATCAGGATTTTTTGTTTTATACTTGTCCTGTGTTTATATTACGCCTGGCATTGTTGTCGTATAGGTAACGGATGCGGAGGGTACGGAAAGTGACTGAGAGGCATCATTATAATTGATATCCTGTGTCAGCGCTATAGAGAAGTTCACTGTTGATGTTGTTTTATTAGTGTAAGACACAGTCACCGTAATGGTTTGTTTAAGACCGGAGGTGGTAAGGTCTATCCCTCTTCCCTGTACGGGATTTCTGTCTCTGTTCGTATTATTATCAAGAGTTCCTGAATTGATTGTCCCTCCGGTACTGTTTTTATTGGTATAGGATCCGGTAAGGGAGAATGCACTTGAAGGAACCGCCGTTGCGTCAGTGATTGCCGGTAAAGCAAAACCGGCAGCGAATAAATTATTAGTATTGTTAACGTTGATGGTGTATGTTGCATCCAGTTTCTGGCCTGCTGCTACGGGAATGGTAAGATCATTCAGTGTAGTGACAGAGCTTGGATTGGTGAAAGGAGGAGTGTTCACTGGAGCAGTCGTTACTTTCGATAATCCTGTAATGACATCCTGATACTTCACAATAAAGGTATATGGATTACCGGCCTGGTTGGCTACAACGGTATCCGGGATGCCATCTCCGTTTGAATCATAGACCGCTTTATACTGGAAAACACCAGTGGTCTGAGGGTATCCCTGGGCAGTTACCAGGGGAATAGCCTGATTGTTTCCGGCATATACCTGTCCGCTGTAAGTATAATTGATTCCGTTGGTTTGCTGGGTTGCATCTGAAGTATTGATCACCATACCTCCGGCAGCAGTAATATCTGCTAACAGGTTGATGGAAGGAGGAGTTTTAGTTCCGGCCAGCGAGTTGAAGACGTAAAGATAAGTATCCTGATCGTTGGTGATCTTGGTAACTGCAGGATTGGGTGGCGGTGTAGAGCAGAGGGATCCCCATTTACCTTTGGAGGCAATCCAGTAATCAATACATCCGGAATCTGTATTGTAATACATCATGCCGTTGTCAAGCTGATTGGTTGGAGTAATGTTGGATGCATTTGATGCCGGTGTGATGCCGCCGTTTTTCTGATCGGGAAGCTGAGGGAGCATGAATGTTTTTGCAGTTGCTGTAGCGCCGCTGCCGGTTTTTAACTGTAGTACTGCATTAGCGTGAGGAGTTGTGGTGTTGATGCCTACTTGCGCCTGTACGGCCACGAAGCATAATGTAGCCATGCAGATGGCGAGTTGTTTTTTTTTCATAAATAATTTGCTTTTTGTGATTAATAAAAAAACTCTATATAAGTTTTAACAAATATAGAGCTAATTTTAACAAATTATATAGAGTATAATTTAATTATTTATCAATTGATCCTAATACCTTTTGAGCGAATGAGTTTAAGGCATCCTTTTCGCTCATTCCGTTGCGGACATTGCCATGAACTTCCAAAGCACCGCAAATATTGGTAATAAGTTCTCCTGCTACATTCAGATCTTCTTCGCTGGTTCCTCTGAATTCACAGAAGCTTTCCAAAACTTCCAGTGTCTTTTCAAGGTTTTCAGGAGTCTGGTTTTGATAGAATTGTCTTATGATCGGTAATTTCATTATTGTAATTCGTTAAAAAGGTTAATTAAACTTTCTGCCTGGTTAGATTGAACCTGGTTCACCAATTCACCGTTTTTGAAGATTGCGAAAGTAGGAAGGTTGTCTACTTTAGCTAATTTTCTGCTTTCAGGAAGTTTTTCTGCGTCAACATATAAAAATGGAATGCTCTCATTTTCAGAAGCCAGTTTTTTGAATTTAGGCTTCATGATTCTGCAGTTTCCGCACCATGTTGCTCCATATTGAACGACTACTTTTTCGTTGTCATTGACTATATTCTGTAATGTATCTTCGGTTAATTCTGTGTACATAATAGTTGTGTGTTGGTTAAATAATTGGTAATAGCTATTCTTAGGTGAACGTAAAATTTCACCTGAATAAAGTAAAGAATAAGGGTATTGGAATAATAGAAAATGAGATAAGCTTACAGCATCATGAAATTCATTTCAGTTTATCTCATTTTCATATTTTTAGAATATATTAGTTCTTAGCTAGGTATTCTGCAGTAGAAGTTCTGTCAGCTTTCATAGCGTCTTTTCCTTCTTCCCAGTTTGCAGGGCATACTTCACCGTGTTTCTGAACGTGTGTGTAAGCGTCGATTAATCTTAAGAATTCTTTTACGTTTCTTCCAAGAGGCATATCGTTTACCGCTTCGTGGAAAATTTTTCCTGTTTCGTCGATAAGGTAAGTTGCTCTGTACGTTACGTTAGAACCTGTGAAAACTTCTTCTCCTTCTTCATTGTATTCGAAATCCTGATCTACGATTCCTAATGTGTTAGCCAGTTGTCTGTGTGTATCAGCCAAAAGCGGGTAAGTTACTCCTTCAATACCTCCGTTATCTTTTGGTGTGTTCAGCCATGCGAAGTGTACTTCATTGGTATCACAAGATGCACCGATTACTTTAGTGTTTCTTTTTTCGAACTCACCTAAAGCCTCCTGGAAAGCGTGAAGCTCAGTAGGGCATACAAAAGTGAAATCTTTAGGGTACCAGAATAAAAGAACTTTTTGTTGGTTGTTTACTGCTTCGTCAAGGATGTTGATTCTTAGATCGTCACCCATTTCAGACATTGCATCAATTGTTAAGTTTGGGAATTTTTTTCCTACTAAAGACATAATTTTCTGTTTTTATATTTAAATTTCTTATGCAAATATAGAAAAGATTTATCTATCGAACAAATGAATTTTGATAAATAAAATCTATAATTGTTTTTGATAGCGGTTACATGAAAAAGCCCTGAAACCAGGGCTTTTGCTTATTTCAACATCAGAATATTTTCTGCTGAATTGGGTTTTTACTCCATTCAGTTTCTTCATATTTGTCTCATTTACTTTGACTTGAAGAATTTGTTTTTTAATCTTTAAGACTGTTTGCGTACCGTATGATCCTTAACTGTATTTTTCAAGGGTTTCTTTGATTCTTTTCATAGCCTCTCTAAGATCTTCTTCAGAAGCGGCATAGGAAAACCTGATACATTCAGGGCTTCCGAAAGAATAACCGCCCACGCATCCCACATGGGCATTTTCAAGAAGGAACATGGCAAAGTCATCTGAATTTTTGATTTCAGTTCCGTTCAATGTTTTACCGATATAGTGAGAAATATCCGGGAAGAAGTAGAAGGCGGCTTTTGGAAGTAATACCTTGAACCCTGGAATTTCTTTGATCAGCTCATATACCAGGTCTCTTCTCTTTTTAAAGGCGTCGATCATGTATCTGTATTCGGACGGATCTGTTTTTAATGCTGTGATGGATGCTCTCTGAGCCATAGTGTTGGCTCCGCTGGTCATCTGCCCCTGAACTTTCTCACAAGCTTTAGCCAGCCATTCAGGACATGCGGAGTACCCGATTCTCCAGCCTGTCATAGCAAAGGCTTTTGACATTCCGTTGATTACTGCGGTCTGCTCATATACCTCCGGGAACTGGGCAATAGAAGTAGTCTTTGTTTCATAATTGATGAATTCATAGATCTCATCCGAAATAACCGTTACATTCGGATATTTCGCTATTACTTTGGCAATAGACTTCAATTCATCATAAGTGTAATATCCTCCGGATGGGTTACATGGAGAGCTGAAAAGGATGGCTTTGGTTTTGTCAGTGATCGCTTCTTCCACCTGTTCTGCCGTTACTTTAAAATCCGTTACATAGGAAGTGGGAAGCATCACAGAATTTCCGCCCATCATTTTCACCATTTCATCATAGCTTACCCAGTAAGGTGCAGGAAGCAATACTTCGTCCCCGTCATTGATGATCGCTGCCAATACATTTAAAATAGCCTGTTTTGCCCCGTTGGAAACACAGATCTGAGTAGGCTTGTATTCTAAATTGTTATCTCTTTTTAATTTATAGGCAATCGCCTCACGCAATTCCAGAAATCCGGGAACAGGAGAGTAGTGGCTGTAGTTTTGGTTGATGGCATCGAAAGCGGCCTGTTTGATATTATCCGGAACATCAAAATCCGGTTCACCAAGAGTTAAGCTGATCACGTCTATTCCGCTGGCTTTCATTTCCCTGGCTTTGTTTGACATTACAAAAGTCTGTGAGTATCCTAATCTTTTTACTCTATCTGAAAGTTTATCCATGTATTTTTTGAATTTTAACAAATATATAATAAAAACGTTTTGTGGGGGTAATAAAGTAGGGGGACTTTTTGAAGATTTTTATCAGGTTTCTGACGATTCGACATATCGGAAATACTGTCATCTGCTTAATTTCAGGCTATAGTTTAAAATGATATTATCCAAAAACAATTCGGGAGAAAAGTACTGATTAGCACGTAATCGTTCATGTTTTTTGATATACCTCTCCTGAAAATTTGAATAAAGCCAATAAAAACTTATTTTTGCAGACTATAATAATTCACATGTCTACATCGTTACTATTAAAATACTTTCCGGATCTTACAGAAACACAGTTGAAACAGTTTGCACAACTGGAGACTTTGTATAATGAATGGAATGAAAAGATCAACGTAATTTCCAGAAAAGATATGGAATCGCTGTATGAAAAGCATATCCTGCATTCTCTTGGAATTGCAAAAGTGATGGAATTTGCTCCGGGGACCAAAGTCCTGGATATCGGAACCGGTGGCGGTTTTCCGGGAATTCCTCTGGCTATTCTTTTTCCTGAAACAGAATTTACCTTAATTGATTCTATCGGTAAGAAGATCAGTGTGGTAAACGCGGTAGCAGAAGGGGTAGGCCTTACCAATGTAACGGCTATTCACGGAAGAGCGGAAAAACTGAAAGAAAAATTCCACTTTGTAGTCAGCAGAGCTGTAACCCAGATGCCGGAGTTTTTAAGATGGCTGAAAGGAAAATTTGAAAAAGAACAGTTTAATCCCAAGCATAACGGAATTTTATATTTAAAAGGCGGAGACCTTGCAGAAGAACTTGCCGGACTTAAATGTGAGATATTCAACCTTAAACACTATTTTGATGAAGAGTTTTTTGATACTAAAAAAGTAGTTTATGTATCAAAAGGTAATTTCAATTCCTGATTTCATAAGATTGGGGAATAATTTTTGCTGAATATTTATTAATAATCACAAAATTGAAGGTTATGAAAAAGTTTTTAAATCTTGGATTTTCGATATTGGCAGCAGGCTTTTTTCTGGTCTCCTGTAATGACGATGATTATGAAACCATTGAATCTGTTGATAAGATCAAAATAGACAGTGTAAAGATCGTAAGCGATACTATGGATGTTTTTGCAATACAAAGCATAAAAACCTATTCTACCTATCCGTCTCAATGCGAAGGATTTTATGGCTATGATTATATTTATAACAATAATCTCGAAAGAACGGTTACTGCCTATAAATACAGAACCAACGGGCCTTGTACCCAGGGAAATTATGTAGGAGCCAACCAGATCAATTTCAGTCCTCAGAAGAAAGGAACCTATACCTTTAAATTCTGGAACGGCGGAAACAGCTGGATCACCAAAACAATTGTGGTGGAATAATGAAGATGACTTTTATATTTTGTTTGTTTTCTGTTCAGATGGCATTCAGCCAGAAAATCATGTGGCAGGAAGAACAAAAGCTGGTGTGGGATAATTTTAAAAGTCCTGTCAACAGAAAGAATAATCCGGATGTTGCAGCCTATACCAATTGTGGCTGGGAATTCTCCGTTGTGAAATCCAGCAATCCGAAATCACCCGTTACCATTAAGATCCAGGCCATATTCAATGAAGATAAATCCTGGAAAGATGTAAAAAAGATCAATGATTATATTTTACTGCATGAGCAGAAGCATTTTGATATTGCTGAGCTGTTTGTAAGGAAGTTCAGAAAGGCTGTTGCCGAAAAAATCAGTACTTCAGGAGATTATAATAAATATTTTAAAACCATTTACAACGGAATATCTATCGATTATAAAAACTTCCAGATTTCTTATGACAGAGACACCCGTCATGGGATGGACAAAGAAAAGCAGGCTGAGTATAATGCTGCTATTTCTCAAGAATTAGACAATTTAAAAAGCTATCAATCCCTTTGAAATTCCTCAATAAGATCATCCACGAGCTCCTGGCGCAGGATACAGACCTTTCTGCGTTCAATATTGTGCTTCCCGGGAAACGTCCGATTGTGTTTATCAGACAGATCCTGGAAGAAAACAATTATTCGGGATTTCT
It encodes the following:
- a CDS encoding acyl-CoA reductase, whose product is MNTENQVLGLIKLSDYIKAFLAKKTEDYNEDDANIELLLKRSEIENPWFTVDNQKFALQQWADLLTEEQIKNWLKKYSVSRISKRVGLILAGNIPLVGFHDVISVVLSNHIPVIKLSSKDKYLIPFLLKKWKEFSDDQVRFEFVERLENFDAVIATGSNNTARYLEYYFKNHLSIIRKNRTSIAVLKGDETDQELQLLAKDIFQYFGLGCRNVTRIFIPEDFVIDRLFENFLGFQDIINHNKYANNYDYNRAVYLLNQDKFWDNNFVMLKEDDKLFSPLSVINFSRYKFLEEVKDFIAENEENIQCVVAKDELGLNSVSFGEAQNPGLDTYADNVDTMKFLELV
- a CDS encoding peptidylprolyl isomerase, translating into MKKLFLGLALIGGQLMFAQKVVDLKVENNQKKEQPATISKEKVNTYNDNFLAFINALQSSDRKTMDGLLSDKVKEIVTDDVLKKVKDGIDYSKKLEILKVGYYVTMDGISHPNIKYKYAGDKSSKEAISAVFDDDGKILGVLPAKSEK
- a CDS encoding Bax inhibitor-1/YccA family protein, translating into MMTDVLVAHSTEVEKADFYKKTYLHVALSILAFIGVETVLLKTVPVEVIAMMFQGRLTWLLIIGVFWLASILASKWSLSQSKSTQYLGLGFYILLEAVIFMPLLFIATNMAGGANVIFQAATLTIAMFAGISAVAFTSKRDFSFLRNIIIIGGFISIGLIVGGMIFGFNLGLWFSVGMVILASATILYQTSKLKDSYGTHQYVGAALQLFASIMLLFWYILNILMSRRS
- a CDS encoding DUF6952 family protein — its product is MKLPIIRQFYQNQTPENLEKTLEVLESFCEFRGTSEEDLNVAGELITNICGALEVHGNVRNGMSEKDALNSFAQKVLGSIDK
- a CDS encoding thioredoxin family protein, with translation MYTELTEDTLQNIVNDNEKVVVQYGATWCGNCRIMKPKFKKLASENESIPFLYVDAEKLPESRKLAKVDNLPTFAIFKNGELVNQVQSNQAESLINLFNELQ
- a CDS encoding peroxiredoxin; translated protein: MSLVGKKFPNLTIDAMSEMGDDLRINILDEAVNNQQKVLLFWYPKDFTFVCPTELHAFQEALGEFEKRNTKVIGASCDTNEVHFAWLNTPKDNGGIEGVTYPLLADTHRQLANTLGIVDQDFEYNEEGEEVFTGSNVTYRATYLIDETGKIFHEAVNDMPLGRNVKEFLRLIDAYTHVQKHGEVCPANWEEGKDAMKADRTSTAEYLAKN
- a CDS encoding pyridoxal phosphate-dependent aminotransferase, coding for MDKLSDRVKRLGYSQTFVMSNKAREMKASGIDVISLTLGEPDFDVPDNIKQAAFDAINQNYSHYSPVPGFLELREAIAYKLKRDNNLEYKPTQICVSNGAKQAILNVLAAIINDGDEVLLPAPYWVSYDEMVKMMGGNSVMLPTSYVTDFKVTAEQVEEAITDKTKAILFSSPCNPSGGYYTYDELKSIAKVIAKYPNVTVISDEIYEFINYETKTTSIAQFPEVYEQTAVINGMSKAFAMTGWRIGYSACPEWLAKACEKVQGQMTSGANTMAQRASITALKTDPSEYRYMIDAFKKRRDLVYELIKEIPGFKVLLPKAAFYFFPDISHYIGKTLNGTEIKNSDDFAMFLLENAHVGCVGGYSFGSPECIRFSYAASEEDLREAMKRIKETLEKYS
- the rsmG gene encoding 16S rRNA (guanine(527)-N(7))-methyltransferase RsmG, with the protein product MSTSLLLKYFPDLTETQLKQFAQLETLYNEWNEKINVISRKDMESLYEKHILHSLGIAKVMEFAPGTKVLDIGTGGGFPGIPLAILFPETEFTLIDSIGKKISVVNAVAEGVGLTNVTAIHGRAEKLKEKFHFVVSRAVTQMPEFLRWLKGKFEKEQFNPKHNGILYLKGGDLAEELAGLKCEIFNLKHYFDEEFFDTKKVVYVSKGNFNS
- a CDS encoding DUF922 domain-containing protein → MKMTFIFCLFSVQMAFSQKIMWQEEQKLVWDNFKSPVNRKNNPDVAAYTNCGWEFSVVKSSNPKSPVTIKIQAIFNEDKSWKDVKKINDYILLHEQKHFDIAELFVRKFRKAVAEKISTSGDYNKYFKTIYNGISIDYKNFQISYDRDTRHGMDKEKQAEYNAAISQELDNLKSYQSL